In the Nocardia asteroides genome, GCTCGCCGTCGACGTCCGCACCACGAGCACCGAGATCGGGCTGTTCTCCGGCAGCGGCGGGCACGCGAGCCTGGTCCGGCAGTGGCGCATGCGCACCGACCCGCTGATGACCGCCGACGAGTTCGCCATGTACCTGCGCGGGCTGGTCGGGGCGCGGCTGGACGAGGTGGTCGGGGTGGTCGCGCTGGCGACCGTCCCGCCGGTGCTGCGCGAGCTGCGCACCATGCTGGAGCGGTACTACGAGAACGTCGCGCACGTGGTGGTCGAGCCGGGGGTGCGCACCGGCATCCCGCTGCTGGTGGACAACCCCAAGGAGATCGGCGCGGACCGGATCGTGAACGCGCTCGCCGCCTACCACCGGTACGAGGGCGCGGCCATCGTCGTCGACTTCGGCACCGCCACCACCGTCGACCTGGTCTCGGCCAAGGGCGAGTTCCTCGGCGGGGTGCTCGCGCCCGGCGTCGAGATCGCCAGCGAGGCGCTGATCGAGCGGGCGGCGCTGCGCCGGGTCGAGCTGGCCCGGCCGCGCGGCGTGGTCGGCAAGAACACCGTCGAGGCCATCCAGTCCGGCGCCGTCTTCGGCTTCGCGGGGCTGGTGGACGGGCTGATCGACCGGGTGCGCGACGAGGTCGAGGCCTTCGCGGGCAACGGCGTCACGGTGGTCGCCACCGGTGCCATCGCGCCGCTCATCGTGCCCGAGTCGGAGACCATCGACCACTACGAACCGCACCTCACGCTGACCGGGCTGCGGCTGGTCTACGAGCGCAATCAGCAGCGGAAGCGGGGCTGACGTGGCCGAGCGCACAGCCGCTGGTGCGGCCCCCGCACCGCTGCTAAGCTGACCGCCGTGATCAACGGCACGCGCCCCCAGGAGTGTTGTCGAGGCTGACCGCCTCGGCCGTTCGAGGCATCGCGACCTCGACCGTTCACGACTTCTGGAGATCCGCTCGTGCGTTCTTCCGTTCTCTCCCTGCCTCGTTCGTACACCGCGGCCCGTGACGCCAGATCCGCGCTGCCGCCGGTCGACCGCTCGACGGCCCCCGCTCTCCCCACCCGGCTGCGCCCGGCCGACCTGCTTCGCCTCACCGACGAGGGCGCCGAGGACGTGCTGGCCGGCCGGTACGACCACCTGCTGCCCGCCCGCGGGCAGTGGCCCGTCGAGGAGCGCTGGGCCAGCAGGCTCAGCTCCGACGACGAGGTCGACGTCTGGCTGATCAGCTGGACGCCGGGTAAGTCCACCGAGCTGCACGACCACGCGGGCTCGCTCGGCGCGCTCACCGTGCTCAGCGGCGCGCTCGCCGAATACCGCTGGAACGGAAGCGAACTCAGGCACCGCACGCTGGAGGCGGGCGACCAGGGGGCGTTCCCGATCGGCTGGGTGCACGACGTCATGCGGGCGCCGCAGCCCCCGGTCGCCGACCCCGCCACCGAACCGACGCTGAGCGTGCACGCGTACTCGCCGCCGCTCACCGCCATGTCCTACTACGAGGTGACCGGCCACGGCACGCTGCGCCGCACCCGTACCGTCCTCACCGATCAGCCCGAAGGTGATATGTGATGGCCACGCTGACCATCGAGCAGATGCTGCAGAACGCCCGCGCCCGGCTGCGCAGGCTGCAATCGCACGAGTACCCGGCCGCGCTGGAGCGCGGCGCCGTCCCGGTCGACATCCGCCCGCAGGCCCAGCGGGCACGGGAGGGCGCGCTGCCCGGCGCGCTGGTGATCGAGCGCAACGTCCTGGAGTGGCGGCTCGACCCGAGCAGCTCCGCGCGGATCGCGCTGGCCACCGGCCACGACGTGGAGTGGATCGTCGTCTGCTCCGAGGGGTACACCTCCAGCCTGGCCGCCGCCGCGCTGCAGGAGCTCGGGCTGCGCAACGCCACCGACCTCGAGGGCGGCTACCGCGGGCTGGAGGCGGCGGGGCTGCTGCACGCCGGGATCCGGGTGCCGCACTTCGCCAGGGAGGTCGCCTCGCTGGCGACGCTCTGATTTATCGCCGGTCCCGCGCCCCCGCTAGGGTTGGCGCTTGTGAGCACCGCGAACAGGTCATCGGCAGTGGGGTCCATCGATCCCGACGTACCCGAGCAGATGCGCATTCGCCGCGAGAAGCGGGAGCGGCTGCTCGCGGAGGGGCGTGAGCCCTATCCGGTGATCGTGCCGCGCACGCACACGCTGGCCGAGATCAGGGCCGCCTATCCGGAGCTGGAAGCCGATACCGCGACCGGGCTGACGGCCGGGGTGGCCGGGCGCATCATATTCCTGCGCAATACCGGCAAACTCTGCTTCGCGCAGTTGCAGGAGGGCGACGGCACCAAACTGCAGGCGATGATCAGCCTGAACGGAGTCGGCGCGGATTCGCTCGCCGCCTGGAAGGCCGATGTCGACCTCGGTGACTTCGTATTCGTGCACGGCGAGGTGATCTCCTCGCGCACCGGCGAATTGAGCATCATGGCCGATTCCTGGTCGATGTCGGCGAAGGCGCTGCGGCCGCTGCCGGTCGCGCACAAGGAACTCGGCGAGGAATCCAGGGTGCGGCAGCGCTACGTGGATCTCGTGGTGCGCCCGGAGGCGCGGCACAATGCCCGCACCCGGGTCGCCGTCGTGCGCGCGCTGCGCTCCGCGCTGGAGCGCCGCGGCTTCCTCGAGGTCGAGACGCCGATGCTGCAGACGCTGCACGGCGGCGCGGCCGCGCGCCCCTTCGTCACCCACTCGAATGCCCTCGACATGGACCTCTACCTGCGCATCGCGCCGGAATTGTTCCTCAAGCGCTGCGTGGTGGGCGGGCTGGAGCGGGTCTTCGAGATCAACCGCAACTTCCGCAACGAGGGCGCCGACTCCACGCATTCGCCGGAGTTCGCCATGCTGGAAACCTACGAGGCATACGCCACCTACGACGAGTCGGCCCGGATGATCCGGGAATTGGTGCAGGAAGTGGCGCAGGAGGCGCTCGGCACACAGCGGGTGATCCTGGCCGACGGCACCGAATACGACCTCTCCGGCGAGTGGACCACGGTCGAGATGTATCCTTCCCTCTCCGCTGCGCTCGGCACCGAGATCACGCCGGAAACCACGGTGCCGGAATTGATCGGCCACGCCGAGCGGGTCGGGCTGGAAATTCCGCAGGACAAGGGCTACGGCCACGGCAAACTCGTCGAGGAACTGTGGGAACACACCTACGGCGACAAGCTCTATGCCCCGACATTCGTGCGCGACTTCCCGGTGGAGACGTCACCGCTCACCCGGCAGCACCGGACCCGCGCCGGCGTCACCGAGAAGTGGGATCTGTATGTCCGCGGCTTCGAGCTGGCTACCGGATATTCGGAGTTGGTCGATCCGGTGATCCAGCGGGAACGCTTCGTGGATCAGGCGCGGCTGGCCGCTCAGGGCGACGACGAAGCCATGGTTCTGGACGAGGACTTCCTCGCCGCGATGGAACACGGGATGCCGCCGACGACCGGAACAGGGATGGGAATCGATCGCTTGTTGATGGCGCTCACCGGTCTCGGAATCCGGGAAACGATACTCTTCCCAATTGTGCGACCGGTCACCCGCTGAGCCGTTCGTTTGCATGTAGGTTGCCGTCTTGGAATTCTGTGAATTCGAGGTATTCTTGCCTCGGGTATTCGGCCTGGTACCAGGGTCGCACGATTTCGAGAGGACGTTCATCTCATGGCAAAGAAGGTCACTGTAAGCCTGATCGATGATGTCGACGGTGAGTCCACCGCGGACGAGACCATCGAGTTCGCAATCGATGGGGTGTCGTACGAGATCGACCTGTCGACGACGAATGCGGCGAAGCTGCGCGACGGGCTCGAGGAGTGGGTTTCGAGTGCGCGCCGGGTGAGCGGCAGGCGCCGGGTGAAGGCGGCCGCCACGGGCGCCACCGCCGCCCCGAAGAACCGCGTTCCGATCGATCGCGAACAAAGCGCGGCAATTCGTGAGTGGGCGCGCCGGAACGGCCACAAGGTTTCCGCCCGCGGCCGCATCTCGGCCGACATCACCGACGCCTACAACAAGGCTGCCAAGGCCTGAGCAGGTCGGCGACGAGCCGCTGCCAGGGTGAATCGTGCGACACTCCGGCAGCGGCTCGTCGGCGTGCCGGGCCCCTCGTCTTGCTCAGGTGACCTCCGAGGCGGCACCATGAGAGCCGTTGACCGTCATCGGCGGTACGGGGAGAGATGAGGTATCGGGCGCGGTGACCGGAACGGGCGGCTCCTTCCTGCGTTTCACCGACGACACCGGGCGCCAGCACGAGCTGGAGCTCGCACCGGAGAACCAGCGGATCACCATCGGGCGGGCTCCGCAGGCCGACGTGGTGCTGAGCTGGGACGCCGAGGTGTCGCGGCTGCACGCCGCGGTCGAGTACCTCGGCTCGCAGTGGACCATCGTGGACGACGGGCTCTCCCGCAACGGCACCTTCGTCAACGGTGAGCGGCTGGTCGGCAGGCGCAGGCTGATGGCGGGCGACCGGATCCGGATGGGCACCGCGCTGCTCTCCTTCCACGACTTCTCCGGCGCGGTGGACGACGCGACCCGCACCTCCACCGCCGCCATCCCCACGCTGCGCTCGCTCACCGACACCCAGCGCTCCGTGCTGGTGGCGCTGTGCAGGCCCTACAAGAACGGCACCGGGTTCGCCACCCCGGCCTCCAACCAGCAGATCGCCGAGGAGCTCTTCCTCAGCGTCGACGCCATCAAGACCCACCTGCGGGCGCTCTTCGCCAAGTTCGGGGTGGAGGATCTGCCGCAGAACCAGAAGCGGGTGCGGCTGGCCGGGCTCGCCATGCAGAGCGGGCTCATCTCCGATCGGGATCTGTAGACGATCCGGCAGGTGCCCGAGCGCCTGACGTATGGAGTGCGGCCCCGCGCGGCGGTTGACTCGAAGCCGGAAGTTCCACCACCGGCAGGAGAAGTCACATGAACGGCATTCGGATCGCCACCCTGATCGCGGCGGTCGTCGGCACCGGCCTGGTCGCCGGGGTGTTCTACGCGTACGCCATCTCGGTGATGCCCGCGCTGCGCCAGACCGACGACCGCGTTGTGCTCGACGTCATGCAGCGGATCAACGTCGTCATCATCAATCCCTGGTTCCTGGTCGCGTTCATCGGGACCATCGGATTCACCGGGCTCGCCGCGCTGCTGCACCTCGGCTCCGAGTACCGCGCGGTGCTGGGATGGATCGCAATCGGATTGGCGCTCAACGTGTTCGCATTCGCCGTCACGATCGCGCTGAACGTTCCGCTGAACAACGTGCTCGACGCCGCGGGCGATGTGAACTCGATCGCGGATCCGGCCGCGCTGCGCGCCGAATACGAATCCCCGTGGGTGCGTTGGAATGTACTGCGCGCGGTTCTGCACACCGCCGCCTTCACGGTGCTCTGCGGCGCGCTCTTCGTCGCCGGAATTCGGCACGCCCAGCGCGGCTGAGCGCGGTATACCGATTGCGGCAGAGACGTTTTCGACTGGAAGGGTGTGCCGAGGCGGCGGTGCGGGCGTTTTCGCGCCCGCGCCGATTCGTACGCCGGTGCATTTTTCCGGCGGGCGGGCGATGCCGCGCGCGGTGAATTTCCCGGCGGGCCCGGCGACGGCCCGGTATGCCGGAAATTCCGCCCGAGGTGTCCGGTGCACCCGCCGGGAACGATCCGCAGCGCCCCGGCGTTACACCCACGACAGCAGCCGGCTCCGCGGCGTGCGCCCCGGCCCCCCGACCCCGGCCCGCGGCGCCGTTCGCTCACAGCGGAACGGGGGCGGAAACGAATCCCCGACCCGCGGCGTTGGCAAGGATGACCACCGAGTCACCGGGTCGCAATAAGGTGGACCGGAAGCGACACGACCACCCGCCAACTAGAGTGGAGGCGGGGGCTGCAAGCCCCGGGCTTCATGGCAGGCTGACGTGACACCAGTCCAGCTGGAAGCGTCGATCGCCGGATTGTCGGAGCAGGAGAGTGAGGGAGCGATGTTCGAGAGGTTCACCGACCGCGCGAGGCGCGTCGTGGTCCTGGCCCAAGAAGAGGCCAGGATGCTCAACCACAACTACATCGGCACCGAGCACATCCTGCTTGGGTTGATCCACGAGGGCGAGGGCGTCGCCGCCAAGTCGCTGGAATCCCTCGGCATCTCGCTCGAGGGTGTGCGCAGCCAGGTGGAGGAGATCATCGGCCAGGGCCAGCAGGCCCCGTCCGGGCACATCCCGTTCACCCCGCGCGCCAAGAAGGTGCTCGAGCTGAGCCTGCGCGAGGCGCTGCAGCTCGGCCACAACTACATCGGCACCGAGCACATCCTGCTCGGGCTCATCCGCGAGGGCGAGGGCGTCGCCGCCCAGGTCCTGGTCAAGCTGGGCGCCGACCTCAACCGGGTGCGTCAGCAGGTCATCCAGCTGCTCTCCGGCTACCAGGGTGGCAAGGAGGCCGTCGAGTCCGGCACCCGCGGCGAGACCGGCACCCCGTCCACCTCGCTGGTGCTCGACCAGTTCGGCCGCAACCTGACCCAGGCCGCCCTCGAGGGCAAGCTGGATCCGGTGATCGGCCGGGCCAAGGAGATCGAGCGGGTCATGCAGGTGCTGAGCCGCCGCACCAAGAACAACCCGGTGCTGATCGGCGAGCCCGGCGTCGGCAAGACCGCCGTCGTCGAGGGGCTGGCGCAGGCCATCGTCAACGGCGAGGTGCCGGAGACGCTCAAGGACAAGCAGCTGTACACCCTCGATCTGGGCTCCCTGGTCGCGGGCAGCCGCTACCGCGGTGATTTCGAGGAGCGCCTGAAGAAGGTGCTCAAGGAGATCAACACCCGCGGCGACATCATCCTGTTCATCGACGAGCTGCACACGCTGGTCGGCGCGGGCGCGGCCGAGGGCGCCATCGACGCGGCCTCGATCCTGAAGCCGAAGCTCGCTCGCGGTGAACTCCAGACGATCGGCGCCACCACCCTCGACGAGTACCGCAAGTACATCGAGAAGGACGCCGCCCTGGAGCGCCGGTTCCAGCCGGTCCAGGTGGGCGAGCCGACCGTCGAGCACACCATCAACATCCTCAAGGGGCTGCGCGACCGGTACGAGGCGCACCACCGCGTCTCGATCACCGATGGCGCCCTCGTCGCCGCCGCCACCCTGGCCGACCGGTACATCAACGACCGGTTCCTCCCGGACAAGGCGATCGACCTGATCGACGAGGCGGGCGCGCGGATGCGCATCCGCCGGATGACCGCGCCGCCGGATCTCCGCGAGTTCGACGACAAGATCGCCGACGCCCGCAGGGAGAAGGAGTCCGCGATCGACGCGCAGGACTTCGAGAAGGCCGCGCGGCTGCGCGACAAGGAGAAGCAGCTCGTCGCCAAGCGCGCCGAGCGGGAGAAGCAGTGGCGCTCCGGTGACCTGGACGTCGTCGCCGAGGTCGACGACGAGCAGATCGCCGAGGTGCTGGCCAACTGGACCGGTATCCCCGTCTTCAAGCTCACCGAGGAGGAGACCACCCGGCTGCTCCGCATGGAGGACGAGCTGCACCGGCGGATCATCGGCCAGGAGGACGCGGTCAAGGCGGTCTCCAAGGCGATCCGCCGCACCCGTGCCGGGCTGAAGGATCCCAAGCGCCCCTCGGGCTCGTTCATCTTCGCCGGCCCGTCCGGCGTCGGTAAGACCGAGCTCTCCAAGGCGCTGGCGAACTTCCTCTTCGGCGACGACGACGCGCTCATCCAGATCGATATGGGCGAGTTCCACGACCGCTTCACCGCCTCGCGGCTCTTCGGTGCCCCTCCCGGGTACGTGGGCTACGAGGAGGGCGGGCAGCTCACCGAGAAGGTGCGCCGCAAGCCGTTCTCGGTGGTGCTGTTCGACGAGATCGAGAAGGCGCACCAGGAGATCTACAACACCCTCCTGCAGGTGCTCGAGGACGGCCGCCTGACCGATGGTCAGGGCCGCACGGTCGACTTCAAGAACACCGTGCTGATCTTCACCTCGAACCTCGGCACCTCGGACATCTCCAAGGCGGTCGGGCTCGGCTTCGCGCAGTCGAACAACGCGGGCTCGAACTACGAGCGGATGAAGCTCAAGGTCAACGACGAGCTGAAGAAGCACTTCCGCCCGGAGTTCCTGAACCGCATCGACGACGTGATCGTCTTCCACCAGCTCACCAGCGAGCAGATCGTCGAGATGGTGGACCTGATGATCAACCGGGTCGCGACCCAGCTGCGGAACAAGGACATGGAGATCGAGCTGGCCCCGCAGGCCAAGAGCCTGCTGGCCAAGCGCGGGTTCGACCCGGTGCTCGGTGCCCGTCCGCTGCGCCGCACGATCCAGCGCGAGATCGAGGACCAGCTGTCCGAGAAGATCCTCTTCGGGGAGATCGGTGCGGGGCAGACGGTCGTCGTCGACGTCGAGGGCTGGGATGGTGAGGGGTCCGGTGAGGATGCCAAGTTCACCTTCTCGCCGAAGGCGAAGTTGACCAAGTCGGGCGACGAGAAGCCGGAGGTTGTTCTCACCGGAGCCGGTGAGGGTGCTTCCGCCGAGGTTGCCGGCGAGTAGTCGTCAGCTCGGGAAAGGCCCGCTCCCCTCCGGGGGAGCGGGCCTTTCCCGTTGCGAACGGGATATCACAACGCCCGAGCCCCCCTTCGCGGCGCCGCCGCCCGCCCGGGGCGTTGCGCCGGTAGGCGCGGGGATTCGGGGGCGGAGCCCCCGAGTGCTCAAATTTCTTCTTTGTCGAGGCCGGGGACGGCGGCCAGGCGGGTCTGGGCGGGGAGACGCGCCGCTACGCGGAAACCCCCACTCGGCCGCGGCCCGGCGGTGAGCGCACCGCCCAGTTCGTGCGCCCGCTCCCGCATCCCGATGATCCCGTCCCCGCCGCGCGGCCCCGGGGTCCGCGGCGGCGGGGCGACGGGCCGGGTGTTGTCGACGGTGATGTCGACCGAATCGGCGGCATACCGAAGCGTCACCGTCGCCTCGGCCCCCGGCGCGTGCCGCTGCACGTTGCGCAGCGACTCCACCACGATCCCGGCCCCGACCGCATCGATCGCCGCGGGCAGCGGCGCGGCGGTGCCGATCACCCGATACGTCACCGCGACCCCGGACGAACGAGCCCGCTGCATGATCCCGTCCAGATCGTCGAGGCTCGGCGCATCCGGCTTCGGCGCTGGCTTCGGCACCGCGGGAACCTCCGCGGACTCCCGCCGGACCTCCTTCTGCGGCCGAGCCAGGAACCCGGCGGTCCGCCCGAGCAGCCCCTCGTCCCGCACGGGACGATCGTCATCCGCCGCAGGCTCCTCCGCCCGCACCCCGGTCCGCCGCAGGCTGCTCAGCAACTCCTGCGCGTCCTCGAGCGCGGCCCTGCTCGCCGTCTTCACGGCGGCCAGCGCCACCACCACCTGCTGCGGCTTGCGCTCGGCCAGCTCCAGCGCGAGCCCGGACTGCTTGTTGATGGCCGACAGACTGTGCACGACCACCCCGTGCAGCTCCTCGGCGAGCGCGAGCCGCTCGGCGGCGCTCTCCCGCTCGCGCCGCGCGATCCCCTCCCACGGCTCGGCCTCCTCCAGCCGCTGCGCGTACCGCACCAGCTCGGCGCGCTGGCGCAGCAGCTCGGCGGTGCCCGCCAGCGCGACCGCCCAGCCCAGCGCGCCCAGCGCCTGCCAGCCGTCGGTCTCCCGGCCGAGCAGCGCGGGCAGCGGCCAGACCATGCACAGGTAGGCCACCGGGATCGCGGGGAAGGTGTAGCGCGGCGGCGCGACGGCGGCCGCGGCAAGGAAGGCGGCGGCGGGCGCGGCCAGCGCGGGCAGGTAGTGATGCCCGAGCAACGGGTAGGCGATCGCCACCGCGAACACCACGTACAGCACCGGCAGCGGGTGGTACCGGCGCAGGACCAGCGCGACCGGACCGGCGATGAGCAGCGCGGTTCCGAGCGCGTCCAGCGGGTCGGTGGCGACCTGTCGCAGGTCGAGCGCGAAGCCGAGGGCGAGCTGCAGCACCGCGACCCCGCCCGCGAGCCCCCAATCCCACACCACCGAACCGCGATTCGTGTTACCTGGCGCTCTCACCCCGCCAGACTATGCGCCGCGGCCACCCGGCGCGGCAGGAGTACACACCCCCGCCGCGTACTCCGGGCACACCGCCGGTGACCACGGGTATGGTCTCGGGATGGTCGATCAGTCGATTCGTCTTCCGGATCTGTCCGCCCGGCCGCACGAGCTCGCGGTGGAGCGGGTCATGTCCGCCTCCGCCGGACTGCTCTTCGCGGCGTGGACCAGGGGCTTCGACCTGTGGCTGGCAGAACCCGATTCGCTGCTGCTGGCCGGTGCGGTGAATACCCCGTTCTTCTTCGAGACCGAGAACGCCGGCGTCCGGCACCCGCACTACGGCCGTTTCCTGCGGCTGGAGAACGAGCGGCTGGTGGAGCTGACCTGGGTGAGCGCGGACACCCGCGGCGCCGAGACGGTGGTCTCGGTGCAGTTCGTCCGGCAGCCGCGCGGCATCCGGCTGCGGCTGCGGCACTCCGGCTTCGCCGATATGGCCGCCAGGGACGCGCACCGGGCTGCCTGGCCCGCGGTGCTGGAGCAACTCGACAAACGGCTGAGCGCGGTCGGGTAGCGGCCCGCCGCCGGCTCAGGCGAACCAGCGCCGAGCGGCCGGGGTGTACATGGCGGGCACCGCGACCAGCACCGCGAGCACGTGTACCGCGCGCACCACGGTGAGCAGCAGGCCGTGCGGGCCGAGCGCGGCGAACGGGTCGGTGAGCGAGTCCGCGGAGAGCAGCCTGGCCGCCGGTTCGACCACCAGCGATGCCAGCCCGGCGATCCCGATGCCGACGGTGAGCAGCGCCCGCGCCCAGCGGTCACCGTGCACCATGCGCAGCACCACCGCGAGGACCAGCAGGTAGAGGGCGCCCCGCCAGAGCAGCGGGGCGGCACCGGTGTCGTCGACCCGGGCCAGCCCCTCCAGGACGCCCGCGCCGAGCGCGGTGAGGAATCCGGCGCAGGCCACCCGGACCGGGCGCGGCGCCGCCGGACCGGTGGCGGGCAGGGAAAGCGAACGGGCAGTGTCGGCCATGACGCCGACACTGCCCGCTCCGATGCGAACCGCGGATCACGCCGCGGTAGCGACCTCTTCCCGTACCGGGGTACGGGGTACGGCCGCGAACTCGGTGAGCGCCGCGAACAGCAGCCCGAGCGCGACCCACAGCGTGCCGGAGACCGCGAGCGACGAGACCCGGAACTCCCACAGCAGACTCGCCGGGAAATCCGCCCCGACCTCGTTGACGCCGGGAAGCAGCACGTAGCCGATGGTTACGACGACGGCGAAGGCAGCGACCCCGCCGATCAGCCGCACGGACCGCAGCTGCCCGGCCGGCAACCGGTAGCCGTAGGCCGCCGCGGCGACCGCGACCAGCCCGAGCAGCACGGCGGCCACCCAGAGCCAGGTGCGGTCGTTGATCGTCTCCGGATCGCCGACCGCGGGCGGATTCGCCGGGTACTTGAAGAACGGGACGAGCACGACGGCCAGCCAGCCGGCCAGCGCGACCGCGAGGCCGAAGAGCGGCCCGCTGCCGAACCGCCGCAGCAGGTGCACCGCCGCGCCGACGAGCACGCCGAACGCCGCACCGGCGAGGCCGAGCGCGAGGAACTGCCCGAACTTCTGCCCGTCCCGGCTGACCAGCGCCTCTTCCTCGTCGTGCGAGTGCCCGGCCGGTTCGTCGGTGTGCGGATGGTCCTGCGCGGCCGCCTCCTCGATGGCGATGGCAGCGTCGACCTTCGGTTCACCGACGAAGTAGCCGACCGTGGCCGCGAGCAGCCCCGCGAGCACCCCGGCGAGCAGCCCCCGCAGCAGCAGGGTCCGCAGGGATTCGGTCAGTGGCACGGAAGCCCCAGCAGGTGCCGTCCGTCGTGCATCAGCTCGTGCAGGTACATCCCGGAGCGAGAGACCGCACCCTGGTCGAAGCCGACCAGGTAGAGCGTGAGCAGGGCGAGCAGGACGACGCCGACCGTGACCAGAATGGTGGCGAGTGATTCCGATACCCGGGATGCGGGCGAGTGCGCGATGGCCATGCGAGTCCTCCTGGGGTGTACGCGACCCCGTCGTGTCGGTGCGACGGTGCCGGTGTCTGGCTCTGAACAGTGGCGCGACCGCTCCGGAGTCTCACCGGATTACCGCAACACCCTCGCTTCTTCCACGGAAACTGTGACATCGCAAAACCCCCCTCGTCAACAGCTGTGACGAGGGGTGATCGGAACCGGGGTCAGCCCTGCGGCTTGCCTGCCACGTCGAGCACGACCTCGAACTCGAGCAGCGAGGCGCCGGTCGCCACCGGCTTGCGCGCCTCGCCCGCGTGCGCCTCGCGCGCCGGGCCGTCGCGCCAGGCCGCGAACGACTCCTCGGACTCCCACTGCGTCACCACGAAGTACCGGTTCTCCCCGGCCGTGGGGCGGAGCAGCTGGAAACCCAGAAACCCGGGGGAGTTCTCCACCGCGTGCGCCCGGTGCGCGAAGCGCTTCTCCAATTCGGCGCCCGCGCCCTCGGGGATCTCGATCGCATTGATCTTTACAACAGCCATGGCTCCAACGTAGCGGCTCGCGCCGCCTACGCTCGGTCCCCATGCTCTACGACGAAGGCGGCACGGGGGTGCCCATCCTGTTGCTGCACGGGCTGATGGGCAGCGCGCGAACCTGGAGCGATCAGCTGGGGTGGCTGCGCGAGTTCGGCCACGTGTACACCTTCGACGCCGCGGGGCACGGGCGCCCGGCCCCCGCCGAGCTCGGCACCGAGGCCTTCGTCGCCGATCTGGCCGCGGCCACCGAGGCGATCGCGGAGCCGATGGTGCTGGTCGGGCACTCGATGGGGGCCCTGCACGGGTGGGTCTTCGCGGCCGCCCACCCGGAGCGGGTGCGGGCGCTGGTGGTGGAGGACATCGCGCCGGATTTCCGCGGGCGCACCGCCGCCGGGTGGGCGGCCATGATCGAGGGCTGGCCGCAGCCCTTCCCGGACGAGGCGGCGGTGCTCGGCTATTTCGGCGAGGTCGCCGGGCGATATTTCCTGCGCGCATTCCGGCGGGACGGCGACGGATATCGGCTGCACGGGGCCGTGTCGACCTTCCGGGACATCTCCGAGGAGTGGGGGAGCCGCGATTTCTGGGCGCAGTGGGAGGCGCTGCGCATTCCCGCCCTGCTGATCGAGGGCGAATTCACCATCACACCGCCCGGACAGATGCGGCGCATGGCCGAGCGGGCCGATACCCGCTACGTGCGGGTCGCGGGCGCCGGGCACCTGGTGCACGACGAGCAACCCCGGCGCTACCGCGAAGAAGTGGAGTCGTTCCTGCGCGACGTGCTCGCGCGCGGATAGCGCGGCGAGCCGGTGCGCGCGGGCGCGGCTACCGGCTGCCCTCGCCCGCCAGGGCGAACAGCCCATCGTCGGTCTGCTCGATCAGCCCGTCCACCAGCAGCGAATCCAGCGCGCGGGCGCGCTGCCCCGGATCCCGCGGCCAGGCCAGGTCCAGCCGCAGCCGCTCGACCGGCCCGTCGGCGGCGCGCAGCACGTCGAGCAGCCGCCCGCGCGCCTGCCGGTCGGTGCCCTCGTACTTCTGCGTCTTCCGCACCACCTCGGCCGCCGGACGCCCGGCGGCAACCCACGCGCAGCGCGGCAGCGGGCACGCGTCGCAGGCTGGAGAGCGGGCCGTGCAGATGGTGGCCCCCAGCTCCATGAGCGCCGCCGAGAAGACGGCCGCCCGCCGCACCCGGGCGGGCAGCAGCGCCTCGGTCTCCGGCAGGTCGCGCGGTGACGGGTTGCCCGCGTCACCGAGCCCGTGCACCGCGCGCGCCACCACCCGGCGCACATTGGTGTCGACCACTGGCACCCGCTGCCCGTAGGCGAAGCAGGCCACCGCGCGCGCGGTGTACGCGCCGATGCCGGGCAGCGCGAGCAGCAGCTCGACATCGTCGGGCACCTCGTCCCCGTACCGCGCGGCCAGCACCGTCGCGCACTCGTGCAGCCGCAGCGCCCGGCGC is a window encoding:
- a CDS encoding type III pantothenate kinase, producing the protein MLLAVDVRTTSTEIGLFSGSGGHASLVRQWRMRTDPLMTADEFAMYLRGLVGARLDEVVGVVALATVPPVLRELRTMLERYYENVAHVVVEPGVRTGIPLLVDNPKEIGADRIVNALAAYHRYEGAAIVVDFGTATTVDLVSAKGEFLGGVLAPGVEIASEALIERAALRRVELARPRGVVGKNTVEAIQSGAVFGFAGLVDGLIDRVRDEVEAFAGNGVTVVATGAIAPLIVPESETIDHYEPHLTLTGLRLVYERNQQRKRG
- a CDS encoding cysteine dioxygenase, with product MPPVDRSTAPALPTRLRPADLLRLTDEGAEDVLAGRYDHLLPARGQWPVEERWASRLSSDDEVDVWLISWTPGKSTELHDHAGSLGALTVLSGALAEYRWNGSELRHRTLEAGDQGAFPIGWVHDVMRAPQPPVADPATEPTLSVHAYSPPLTAMSYYEVTGHGTLRRTRTVLTDQPEGDM
- a CDS encoding rhodanese-like domain-containing protein, yielding MTIEQMLQNARARLRRLQSHEYPAALERGAVPVDIRPQAQRAREGALPGALVIERNVLEWRLDPSSSARIALATGHDVEWIVVCSEGYTSSLAAAALQELGLRNATDLEGGYRGLEAAGLLHAGIRVPHFAREVASLATL
- the lysS gene encoding lysine--tRNA ligase; this translates as MRIRREKRERLLAEGREPYPVIVPRTHTLAEIRAAYPELEADTATGLTAGVAGRIIFLRNTGKLCFAQLQEGDGTKLQAMISLNGVGADSLAAWKADVDLGDFVFVHGEVISSRTGELSIMADSWSMSAKALRPLPVAHKELGEESRVRQRYVDLVVRPEARHNARTRVAVVRALRSALERRGFLEVETPMLQTLHGGAAARPFVTHSNALDMDLYLRIAPELFLKRCVVGGLERVFEINRNFRNEGADSTHSPEFAMLETYEAYATYDESARMIRELVQEVAQEALGTQRVILADGTEYDLSGEWTTVEMYPSLSAALGTEITPETTVPELIGHAERVGLEIPQDKGYGHGKLVEELWEHTYGDKLYAPTFVRDFPVETSPLTRQHRTRAGVTEKWDLYVRGFELATGYSELVDPVIQRERFVDQARLAAQGDDEAMVLDEDFLAAMEHGMPPTTGTGMGIDRLLMALTGLGIRETILFPIVRPVTR
- a CDS encoding histone-like nucleoid-structuring protein Lsr2; its protein translation is MAKKVTVSLIDDVDGESTADETIEFAIDGVSYEIDLSTTNAAKLRDGLEEWVSSARRVSGRRRVKAAATGATAAPKNRVPIDREQSAAIREWARRNGHKVSARGRISADITDAYNKAAKA
- a CDS encoding FHA domain-containing protein, whose amino-acid sequence is MTGTGGSFLRFTDDTGRQHELELAPENQRITIGRAPQADVVLSWDAEVSRLHAAVEYLGSQWTIVDDGLSRNGTFVNGERLVGRRRLMAGDRIRMGTALLSFHDFSGAVDDATRTSTAAIPTLRSLTDTQRSVLVALCRPYKNGTGFATPASNQQIAEELFLSVDAIKTHLRALFAKFGVEDLPQNQKRVRLAGLAMQSGLISDRDL
- a CDS encoding DUF1772 domain-containing protein, which encodes MNGIRIATLIAAVVGTGLVAGVFYAYAISVMPALRQTDDRVVLDVMQRINVVIINPWFLVAFIGTIGFTGLAALLHLGSEYRAVLGWIAIGLALNVFAFAVTIALNVPLNNVLDAAGDVNSIADPAALRAEYESPWVRWNVLRAVLHTAAFTVLCGALFVAGIRHAQRG